A DNA window from Amycolatopsis sp. DSM 110486 contains the following coding sequences:
- the gtfA gene encoding sucrose phosphorylase, with protein MTNTNSPQLITYADRLAGTLPGLRALLDGRLAGMFGGVHVLPFFHPFDGADAGFDPEDHTEIDARLGTWDDLRDLSREHAVMADVIVNHVSSRSPQFRDVVARGAESPYAGMFLTMGAVFPEGATEDDLLRIYRPRPGLPFTSMRLGEQRRLMWTTFTERQVDLDISDPVAWEYLTAVVDRLTDAGVRLLRLDAVGYAAKEAGTDCFLTAACLAFIKRIGAYAHERGAEILVEVHGHYSQQIEIAGIADYVYDFALPPLVLHALHARDPLPFHNWLSVRPHNAVTVLDTHDGIGIIDVGPNALVPGADGLLTGDQIDELVESVHSASGGTSRLATGTAASNLDLYQVNCTFYDALGADDTRYLLARLIQLFVPGTPQIYYVGLLAGRNDLALLSRTGVGRDVNRHHYTPAEVAADLRRPVVRSLLAALRFRTDHPAFDGTFHHQVDGTEVELSWRHGEHEATLRADVATAAHTVTASTRGGAPAPLNF; from the coding sequence ATGACGAACACGAACTCCCCCCAGCTCATCACCTACGCCGACCGTCTCGCCGGGACGCTTCCCGGACTGCGGGCCCTGCTCGACGGCCGTCTCGCCGGGATGTTCGGCGGTGTGCACGTCCTGCCGTTCTTCCATCCGTTCGACGGCGCGGACGCGGGTTTCGACCCGGAGGACCACACCGAAATCGACGCTCGTCTGGGCACCTGGGACGACCTGAGGGACCTGTCCCGCGAGCACGCGGTCATGGCCGACGTGATCGTCAACCACGTGTCGAGCCGATCTCCGCAGTTCCGGGACGTCGTGGCGCGCGGAGCCGAATCGCCCTACGCCGGCATGTTCCTGACGATGGGCGCAGTGTTCCCCGAAGGGGCCACCGAGGACGATCTCCTGCGGATCTACCGGCCGCGTCCGGGGCTGCCGTTCACGTCCATGCGCCTGGGTGAGCAACGGCGGTTGATGTGGACCACGTTCACCGAACGGCAGGTCGACCTGGACATCAGCGATCCGGTCGCGTGGGAGTACCTCACCGCGGTCGTCGACCGGCTCACCGACGCCGGTGTCCGGCTGCTGCGGCTGGACGCGGTCGGCTACGCGGCGAAGGAAGCCGGCACCGACTGCTTCCTGACGGCCGCGTGCCTGGCGTTCATCAAACGCATCGGGGCCTACGCGCACGAACGGGGCGCCGAGATCCTCGTTGAGGTGCATGGTCACTACAGCCAGCAGATCGAGATCGCCGGGATCGCCGACTACGTCTACGACTTCGCCTTGCCGCCACTCGTACTGCACGCTCTGCACGCACGGGACCCGCTCCCCTTCCACAACTGGTTGTCCGTGCGGCCGCACAACGCCGTCACCGTGCTCGACACCCACGACGGGATCGGCATCATCGATGTCGGGCCGAACGCCCTGGTGCCTGGTGCGGACGGACTGCTCACCGGCGACCAGATCGACGAACTCGTGGAGTCGGTGCACTCCGCCAGCGGCGGAACCAGCAGGCTCGCGACCGGGACCGCCGCCTCGAACCTCGACCTGTACCAGGTCAACTGCACCTTCTACGACGCGCTCGGCGCCGACGACACCCGGTACCTGCTCGCGCGCCTGATCCAGCTGTTCGTCCCCGGCACACCACAGATCTACTACGTCGGACTGCTCGCCGGACGCAACGACCTCGCGCTGCTGAGCCGTACCGGCGTCGGCCGGGACGTCAACCGCCACCACTACACGCCCGCCGAGGTCGCGGCGGACCTGCGCCGGCCGGTGGTGCGCTCCCTCCTGGCCGCGCTGCGCTTCCGCACCGACCACCCTGCGTTCGACGGAACCTTCCACCACCAGGTCGACGGCACGGAAGTGGAACTGTCGTGGCGGCACGGCGAGCACGAAGCGACGCTGCGCGCCGACGTCGCGACCGCGGCCCACACGGTGACCGCGAGCACGCGAGGAGGTGCCCCGGCACCGCTGAACTTCTGA
- a CDS encoding DUF302 domain-containing protein encodes MPASDSPSIQTFAHEVLRLTIPVTTTFSEFREDYERAVPVLDAARIEQFKRERASWDVVREAAEENAPHSFIRYWGTDVGSLMELAAESRPCAEYLMGNHVYAQRMFRHDPSVMLYAPLRTAIYVDHDDRTWFTIDQPSTRFDSFHDPRIAQVGRELDAELAALLEHLGLPVPAELIADADNN; translated from the coding sequence ATGCCCGCCAGTGATTCCCCTTCCATCCAGACTTTCGCACACGAGGTGCTCCGCCTGACCATCCCCGTCACGACAACCTTTTCGGAATTCCGAGAAGATTACGAACGCGCGGTGCCGGTGCTCGACGCTGCTCGAATCGAGCAGTTCAAGAGGGAACGGGCCAGCTGGGACGTCGTCCGGGAGGCTGCCGAGGAAAACGCCCCGCACAGCTTCATTCGATACTGGGGCACCGATGTCGGCTCTCTGATGGAACTGGCCGCCGAATCGCGTCCGTGCGCGGAATACCTGATGGGCAACCACGTCTACGCCCAGCGCATGTTCCGGCACGACCCCTCGGTGATGCTCTATGCGCCATTGCGCACCGCGATCTACGTGGACCACGACGACCGCACCTGGTTCACGATCGATCAGCCCAGCACCCGATTCGACAGCTTTCACGATCCGCGCATCGCCCAGGTCGGGCGAGAACTCGACGCCGAGCTGGCCGCCCTCCTCGAGCACCTCGGCCTCCCGGTGCCGGCCGAATTGATCGCTGACGCCGACAACAACTGA
- a CDS encoding NAD-dependent epimerase/dehydratase family protein — protein MTALKVLFIGGTGIISSACARLALERGVDLHLLKRSATSARPAPPGAVVHLGDIRRPDTVREVLREHEFDVVVNWVAFTREHVAADVKLFSGRTNQYVFISSASAYQTPPARLPVTESTPLRNPYWAYSRRKIECEELLTAEYRETGFPVTVVRPSHTYDPTMVPFDGGWTVIDRMRRGKGVVVPGDGTSLWTITHHADFARGFVGLLGRHEAIGEAFHITSDESPTWNHIYTAMARAAGVTPDLVHVPSDAVMAVDEEWGSALLGDKANSMVFDNSKIRRLVPDFAGFIPFDHGAREIIDWYDSNPEHQVVDERMDALMDRLVDAYRPRPL, from the coding sequence GTGACCGCGTTGAAAGTGTTGTTCATCGGTGGCACCGGGATCATCAGCTCCGCCTGTGCCCGGCTCGCGCTGGAGCGCGGTGTCGACCTGCACCTGCTCAAGCGCAGCGCCACGTCGGCCCGGCCGGCCCCGCCGGGTGCCGTGGTGCACCTCGGCGACATCCGCCGGCCCGACACGGTGCGCGAGGTGCTCCGGGAGCACGAGTTCGACGTGGTCGTGAACTGGGTGGCCTTCACCCGGGAACACGTGGCCGCCGACGTGAAGCTGTTCTCGGGCCGCACGAACCAATACGTCTTCATCAGTTCCGCGTCGGCCTACCAGACGCCGCCGGCCCGGCTGCCCGTCACCGAGTCCACCCCGCTGCGCAACCCGTACTGGGCCTACTCCCGGCGAAAGATCGAATGCGAGGAACTGCTGACCGCGGAGTACCGGGAGACCGGGTTCCCGGTGACCGTGGTCCGCCCTTCACACACCTACGACCCCACCATGGTGCCGTTCGACGGCGGCTGGACCGTCATCGACCGGATGCGCCGCGGCAAGGGAGTCGTCGTACCCGGCGACGGGACGTCCTTGTGGACGATCACCCACCACGCGGATTTCGCACGCGGGTTCGTCGGGCTGCTGGGCCGGCACGAGGCGATCGGCGAGGCATTCCACATCACCTCGGACGAGTCGCCGACCTGGAACCACATCTACACGGCGATGGCACGAGCGGCGGGTGTGACGCCGGACCTCGTGCACGTACCGTCCGACGCGGTCATGGCCGTGGACGAGGAGTGGGGCTCGGCACTGCTTGGCGACAAAGCCAACTCCATGGTCTTCGACAACTCGAAGATCCGCCGCCTCGTCCCCGATTTCGCCGGCTTCATCCCGTTCGATCACGGCGCGCGGGAAATCATCGACTGGTACGACAGCAACCCCGAGCACCAGGTCGTCGACGAGCGCATGGACGCGCTCATGGACAGGCTCGTCGACGCCTATCGTCCCCGGCCACTCTGA
- a CDS encoding aldo/keto reductase: MKYTTLGRSGAVVSTCSLGTMTFGAETPSEVAHQQLDTYFEAGGTFVETADVYSGGEAERIIGDWLAKRSPAVRENVFLAGKGRFPVGVEPRDAGLSRRHLSRALDASLRRLGCEHIDLYQLHAWDPLTPLNESLGFLEDAVRSGKISYGGLSNFTGWQIALAAAHAQDRFPLISMQPQYSLLVREVEWEIVPACLATGLGVLPWSPLGGGWLTGKYRRDQRPSGATRLGEDPNRGVEAYDLRSTQERTWRTLDAVAAVANGREATMSQVSLAWLSAQPGVTSIVLGARTVEQLEDNLGAAGLELSEDELAILSEASDPGAAQYPYGPAGLAQRSRSLD, encoded by the coding sequence ATGAAGTACACCACGCTCGGTCGTTCCGGTGCCGTCGTATCCACCTGCTCGCTCGGCACCATGACGTTCGGTGCCGAGACCCCGTCGGAGGTGGCGCACCAACAGCTGGACACCTACTTCGAGGCGGGCGGGACGTTCGTCGAAACCGCGGACGTCTACAGCGGCGGCGAGGCGGAGCGGATCATCGGCGACTGGCTGGCCAAGCGATCTCCGGCGGTGCGGGAGAACGTGTTCCTCGCCGGCAAGGGCCGCTTCCCTGTGGGTGTCGAGCCCCGCGACGCCGGCCTTTCCCGGCGGCACTTGTCCCGGGCGCTCGACGCTTCGCTGCGACGGCTGGGCTGCGAGCACATCGACCTCTACCAGCTGCACGCGTGGGACCCGCTGACCCCGCTGAACGAAAGCCTCGGCTTCCTCGAGGACGCGGTCCGATCGGGCAAGATCTCCTACGGCGGGCTGTCGAACTTCACCGGCTGGCAAATCGCGCTGGCGGCCGCTCACGCCCAGGACCGGTTCCCGCTGATCTCGATGCAACCGCAGTACAGCCTGCTGGTGCGCGAGGTGGAATGGGAGATCGTCCCCGCCTGCCTGGCCACGGGTCTCGGCGTCCTGCCGTGGTCGCCGCTGGGCGGGGGCTGGCTGACGGGCAAGTACCGGCGTGACCAGCGCCCATCCGGCGCCACCCGGCTGGGCGAGGACCCGAACCGCGGGGTGGAGGCGTACGACCTGCGCAGCACCCAGGAGCGGACTTGGCGCACGCTGGACGCGGTAGCAGCCGTCGCGAACGGACGCGAGGCGACGATGTCCCAGGTGTCCCTCGCGTGGCTGAGCGCCCAGCCGGGAGTCACGTCGATTGTGCTCGGTGCCCGCACGGTGGAGCAACTCGAGGACAACCTCGGTGCAGCCGGGCTTGAGCTGAGCGAGGACGAGCTGGCGATCTTGTCCGAGGCCAGCGATCCGGGCGCCGCGCAGTACCCCTACGGCCCGGCCGGCCTGGCGCAGCGAAGCCGATCCCTTGACTGA
- a CDS encoding alpha/beta fold hydrolase, which produces MAASFVQAPAETVDVGGTPFAYRELGPAAGVPLVLLNHITAVLDDWDPAVVDGFAAERRVIVVDLRGVGASGGTTPDSIEAMAADTVAFLEALGLDTADLLGFSLGGMVAQAVAQQRPDLVRRIVLAGTSPAGDEGPAGWGAVLQSAFGKSATEGKHPKHFLFFSPTPRSQAAADAFIARLDERTEDRDTPVTDETIGAQLTAATKWEQSTSPAGLADVDKPVLVVNGDNDILVPTISSFNLARLLPNATLSIYPDAGHGGIFQYHELFVQQVLDFLRD; this is translated from the coding sequence ATGGCAGCGAGTTTTGTGCAAGCACCGGCCGAGACGGTGGACGTCGGCGGAACGCCGTTCGCGTACCGCGAGTTGGGCCCGGCCGCAGGCGTGCCGCTGGTGTTGCTGAACCACATCACCGCAGTGCTGGACGACTGGGACCCCGCCGTGGTCGACGGCTTCGCGGCCGAGCGACGCGTCATCGTGGTGGATCTCCGGGGCGTCGGAGCCTCCGGCGGCACCACCCCCGACAGCATCGAGGCGATGGCCGCCGACACGGTGGCCTTCCTGGAGGCTCTCGGGCTGGACACGGCCGATCTGCTGGGCTTTTCCCTGGGCGGCATGGTGGCCCAGGCGGTCGCCCAGCAGCGACCCGATCTGGTCCGGCGGATCGTCCTGGCCGGCACCTCGCCCGCCGGTGACGAAGGGCCTGCCGGCTGGGGCGCCGTGCTGCAAAGCGCTTTCGGGAAGTCGGCCACTGAAGGCAAGCACCCCAAGCACTTTCTCTTCTTCTCGCCGACGCCCCGCAGCCAGGCAGCTGCGGATGCCTTCATCGCTCGCCTGGACGAGCGTACCGAGGACCGCGACACGCCCGTGACGGACGAGACGATCGGTGCCCAGCTGACCGCGGCCACGAAATGGGAGCAGAGCACCTCACCCGCCGGTCTGGCCGACGTGGACAAGCCCGTCCTGGTCGTCAACGGCGACAACGACATCCTGGTGCCGACGATCAGCTCGTTCAACCTCGCGCGGCTGCTTCCCAACGCCACATTGAGCATCTACCCGGACGCGGGCCATGGCGGGATCTTCCAGTACCACGAGCTGTTCGTACAGCAGGTGCTGGACTTCCTCCGCGACTGA
- a CDS encoding carbohydrate ABC transporter permease produces MTTATVPAPRTADRRRGTTRRGPASRWLYAALVTIVLFCLLPFYWMVVTSLKDPKEVFDNSLVPTHPTFLNYTAVFGSQNTFLLALRNSVVIAGSVTALALVFGVFAAYALARLHFRGKNLVLGLFLATSMFPGVAILTPLFQLFADLGWIDTYQSMIIPDISFSLPLGIWILASFFRAMPWELEEAARVDGCTKAAAFRLVILPLAVPGVFTTAILVFISAWNEFMIANSMSQTPASQPVTVAIAQFSGISQYDQPYGTQMAAGVIVTVPLIVLVLIFQRRIVSGLTAGGVK; encoded by the coding sequence ATGACCACCGCGACCGTTCCGGCACCGCGGACCGCGGACCGGCGCCGCGGAACGACGCGGCGCGGTCCCGCCAGCCGGTGGCTTTACGCCGCGCTGGTCACCATCGTGCTGTTCTGTCTCCTGCCGTTCTACTGGATGGTCGTGACCAGCCTGAAGGATCCGAAGGAGGTCTTCGACAATTCTCTGGTGCCGACGCATCCCACTTTCCTGAACTACACGGCGGTGTTCGGCAGCCAGAACACGTTCCTGCTGGCCCTGCGCAACAGCGTGGTGATCGCCGGATCCGTCACGGCGTTGGCGCTCGTGTTCGGGGTGTTCGCGGCTTATGCGTTGGCGCGCCTGCACTTCCGCGGCAAGAACCTGGTACTCGGGCTGTTCCTCGCCACTTCGATGTTCCCCGGTGTCGCCATCCTCACGCCCTTGTTCCAGCTGTTCGCGGACCTCGGGTGGATCGACACCTACCAATCGATGATCATCCCCGACATCAGTTTCTCCCTGCCGCTGGGGATCTGGATCCTGGCCAGCTTCTTCCGCGCGATGCCGTGGGAGCTCGAGGAGGCCGCGCGCGTCGACGGCTGCACGAAGGCGGCGGCCTTCCGGCTGGTCATCTTGCCGCTCGCGGTGCCCGGTGTGTTCACCACCGCGATCCTCGTGTTCATCTCGGCGTGGAACGAGTTCATGATCGCGAACTCGATGTCCCAGACCCCGGCCTCCCAGCCGGTGACTGTCGCCATCGCCCAGTTTTCGGGGATCTCGCAGTACGACCAGCCCTACGGCACGCAGATGGCCGCCGGCGTGATCGTCACTGTCCCCTTGATCGTCCTGGTGCTGATCTTCCAGCGCCGGATCGTGAGCGGGCTGACCGCAGGAGGAGTCAAGTGA
- a CDS encoding IS110 family transposase yields MTLFCGIDWAESHHDVAIVNDTGTVVAKARIGDDATGFAHLLDLLAEGGDTAGNPIPVGIETDHGLLVSALRATGRTIYAINPLSASRYRTRHQVSGAKSDAADAVMLANIVRTDADAHRPLPADTDLAQAVRVLARAQQDAVWARQQLGNQLRSLLKQFYPAALDAFAGQPEGGLARRDARTVLAAAPTPALAAKLTRARLRTLLAKAGRRRNVDTDVDRLHGVFRSDRLRQPPIVENAMGIQFSALLSQFEAACAAADSLAEAARTHFEQHPDATIITSFPGLGLLAGARVLAEIGDDRTRFTDPRGLKAYAGSAPITRASGRKTVITHRHIKNRRLAAVGPIWALASLRASPGARRHFDTRRAAGDWNHQAQRHLFNKFLGQLHHCLQTGQLFDEHQAFPPPLTAAA; encoded by the coding sequence TTGACACTGTTCTGCGGCATCGACTGGGCCGAATCCCACCACGATGTCGCCATCGTCAACGACACCGGAACCGTGGTCGCGAAAGCCCGCATCGGCGACGACGCGACCGGGTTCGCCCACCTGCTCGACCTGCTGGCCGAGGGCGGCGACACCGCCGGAAACCCGATCCCGGTCGGGATCGAGACCGACCACGGACTGCTCGTCTCTGCGCTGCGCGCCACCGGACGCACCATCTACGCGATCAACCCGCTCTCCGCATCGCGGTACCGGACCCGGCACCAGGTCTCGGGCGCGAAGTCCGACGCCGCGGACGCGGTGATGCTGGCCAACATCGTGCGCACCGACGCCGACGCACACCGCCCACTGCCGGCCGACACCGATCTCGCCCAGGCGGTGCGGGTGCTCGCGCGGGCCCAGCAGGACGCGGTCTGGGCCCGCCAGCAGCTGGGCAACCAGCTCCGATCGCTGCTCAAGCAGTTCTACCCCGCCGCGCTCGACGCGTTCGCCGGCCAGCCCGAGGGCGGCCTGGCCCGTCGCGACGCCCGCACCGTCCTCGCCGCCGCACCCACACCCGCGCTCGCAGCGAAACTCACCCGAGCACGTCTGCGGACACTGCTGGCCAAGGCCGGGCGCCGCCGCAACGTCGATACCGACGTTGATCGCCTCCACGGTGTGTTCCGGTCTGATCGGTTGCGGCAGCCACCGATCGTGGAGAACGCGATGGGCATCCAGTTTTCGGCTTTGCTGAGCCAATTCGAGGCCGCCTGCGCCGCCGCTGACAGTCTGGCGGAAGCGGCACGAACCCATTTTGAGCAGCACCCGGACGCCACGATCATCACCAGCTTCCCCGGCCTGGGACTGCTGGCCGGCGCCCGGGTGCTCGCCGAAATCGGAGACGACCGCACCCGCTTCACCGACCCCCGCGGCCTCAAGGCCTACGCCGGATCCGCCCCCATCACCCGCGCCAGCGGCCGAAAAACCGTGATCACGCACCGACACATCAAAAACCGGCGCCTGGCCGCGGTCGGCCCGATCTGGGCACTGGCCTCGCTGCGCGCCAGCCCCGGCGCCAGACGCCACTTCGACACCCGCCGCGCCGCCGGAGACTGGAACCACCAAGCCCAACGACACCTGTTCAACAAGTTCCTCGGACAGCTTCACCACTGCCTCCAAACAGGACAACT
- a CDS encoding serine hydrolase: MTDRRETCGRADEKFEPVRAAFTRVLAGNPGGMQLSIYEHGREVVDLWGGEHFAAESLVRTASCTKGVTAVCALVLAERGLLDLDAPVADYWPEFAVGGKAGIPVRWLLTHQAGLALFDPAAEVRAADLLDWNAIVSLLAAQRPLWTPGTRCGYHALTFGFLVGEVIRRVSGLTVGRFLAENVTGPLAADFWIGLPEQHEHRLRPDVAPAGGIDLASVYRDHGLEPTTPLARAMLRSPQYDPGPGDPVWRTRAFHAAEIPAANGVGNARALARIYAACIGEVDEVRLLSAQTVESARTPRTDAVATPPELAVLTTEPPRFGLGFQLPRTGIDAMLGPGSFGHTGAGGRLSFAHPESGIAFAFTCDTFLWDGLTGPDPRWTPLLGALMDSLD; encoded by the coding sequence TTGACTGACCGCAGGGAGACCTGCGGGCGGGCAGACGAGAAGTTCGAGCCGGTCCGCGCCGCCTTCACCCGCGTGCTCGCCGGCAATCCGGGCGGGATGCAGCTGAGCATCTACGAACACGGCCGTGAAGTGGTCGACCTGTGGGGCGGCGAGCACTTCGCCGCGGAGTCCCTCGTCCGCACGGCATCGTGCACCAAAGGCGTCACCGCGGTTTGCGCACTCGTGCTGGCCGAACGCGGACTACTCGACCTGGATGCCCCCGTCGCCGACTACTGGCCCGAGTTCGCCGTGGGCGGCAAGGCGGGGATCCCGGTGCGCTGGCTGCTCACGCACCAGGCCGGCCTCGCGCTGTTCGACCCCGCCGCCGAGGTCCGCGCCGCCGACTTGCTCGACTGGAACGCGATCGTTTCCCTCCTGGCGGCTCAGCGTCCTTTGTGGACGCCGGGGACGCGGTGCGGCTACCACGCGCTCACGTTCGGGTTCCTCGTAGGCGAGGTGATCCGCCGCGTCAGCGGGCTGACAGTGGGCCGGTTCCTGGCCGAGAACGTGACCGGGCCGCTGGCCGCGGACTTCTGGATCGGGCTGCCGGAGCAGCACGAGCACCGGCTGCGCCCAGACGTCGCTCCTGCCGGCGGCATCGACCTCGCGAGCGTGTACCGCGATCACGGCCTGGAACCGACGACGCCCCTCGCCCGCGCGATGCTCCGCTCGCCGCAGTACGATCCGGGACCCGGCGATCCGGTGTGGCGCACCCGCGCATTCCACGCCGCCGAGATCCCGGCGGCCAACGGCGTCGGCAACGCCCGCGCGCTCGCCCGGATCTACGCCGCGTGCATCGGCGAGGTCGACGAAGTGCGGCTGCTGTCGGCGCAGACGGTCGAGTCCGCGCGCACACCGCGGACCGACGCCGTGGCGACGCCACCGGAACTGGCTGTGCTGACCACCGAGCCACCCCGGTTCGGCCTCGGGTTCCAGCTGCCGAGAACAGGAATCGACGCGATGCTCGGACCCGGCTCGTTCGGCCACACCGGCGCGGGCGGGCGGCTGAGCTTCGCCCATCCCGAAAGCGGCATCGCGTTCGCGTTCACGTGCGACACCTTTCTCTGGGACGGCCTGACCGGACCCGACCCCCGCTGGACACCCCTGCTGGGCGCTCTCATGGACTCCTTGGACTGA